In a genomic window of Clavelina lepadiformis chromosome 7, kaClaLepa1.1, whole genome shotgun sequence:
- the LOC143465672 gene encoding uncharacterized protein LOC143465672, which yields MNSRNVSPNTNAPPFRPANHVHSGNTTRSPTPHWQSPPWAAKQNFVSPNNFYNGVQPVWRNSYKMRHRYNSPNSPNFYRQKNLSHTSTPNSRSSGHGTHGSPSFLPLSYTPNYSRQRSPYSRGANYSRGKRSGDRPWYPREHGKQTIDVYFKPSMLQDPWKNCSSSRINKDVSKTPATQTSNNNAKRYFGKT from the exons ATGAATTCAAGGAATGTTTCACCAAATACT AATGCACCTCCCTTCAGACCAGCCAATCATGTACACTCTGGAAATACTACTCGCTCCCCAACACCTCATTGGCAATCACCACCTTGGGCTGCTAAGCAAAACTTTGTTTCTCCAAACAATTTCTATAATGGGGTGCAGCCAGTTTGGAGAAATAGCTACAAAATGCGACATAGATATAACTCTCCAAACAGTCCAAATTTTTATCGACAGAAG AACTTGAGCCACACATCAACACCAAATAGTCGCTCTTCTGGACATGGTACTCATGGCAGTCCTTCCTTCCTACCCCTCTCTTACACCCCAAATTATTCAAGACAAAGGTCGCCATATTCAAGAGGAGCAAATTATTCTCGTGGTAAGAGGTCAGGTGATCGGCCATGGTATCCTCGTGAACatggaaaacaaacaattgatgTTTACTTCAAACCATCAATGTTACAAGATCCCTGGAAAAATTGCTCTTCATCCCGAATTAACAAAGACGTTTCTAAGACCCCTGCCACCCAAACATCAAACAATAATGCCAAAAGGTATTTCGGCAAAACGTGA
- the LOC143465671 gene encoding vacuolar protein sorting-associated protein 4B-like — protein MGLCCCTFSKRRILKDMSTQTDTIPLLKSKNVEAQNNANVKAKCKSSLETALRLVQQAVEEDRAHNYEEALSLYQHGLVYFLESLNYEAESENIKERILSKCKLYLNRAEKIAEYLNANNDFRRRKPIVLGEVSSSVARWLEPEEQPLYNNSQSRSTFTRIYRSLMKKDREYRASSSSQQSLNSNYNNSKMISTFLPGETILISTTLKPA, from the exons ATGGGGTTGTGTTGTTGTACCTTTTCTAAAAGAAGAATTTTGAAGGATATGTCAACACAAACGGATACCATTCCTTTGCTTAAATCGAAAAACGTTGAAGCACAAAATAATGCGAACGTT AAAGCCAAGTGCAAAAGCTCTTTAGAAACGGCTCTGCGTTTAGTACAACAGGCAGTTGAGGAAGACCGTGCTCACAACTATGAGGAGGCGTTGTCCTTGTATCAGCATGGCTTGGtgtattttcttgaaagttTAAACT ATGAAGCAGAAAGCGAAAACATTAAGGAGCGGATCctttcaaaatgtaaactgtATCTAAACAGGGCCGAAAAAATTGCCGAATACCTGAATGC GAATAACGATTTTCGAAGGCGGAAGCCAATTGTACTGGGAGAAGTGTCGTCATCAGTTGCCAGATGGTTAGAACCAGAAGAACAGCCATTGTATAACAATTCCCAGTCTAGAAGCACTTTCACACGTATATATCGAAGTTTAATGAAGAAAGATCGTGAATATCGTGCAAGCTCTTCCAGTCAGCAGAGCTTAAACAGCAATTATAACAAttcgaaaatgatttcaacaTTCTTGCCAGGAGAAACTATACTAATATCCACCACACTTAAACCAGCATGA
- the LOC143465285 gene encoding calmodulin-like protein 6 translates to MPLSDQEEKEFQECFEMFDEEGEESINVGELNKMLRLLGWDPTESELQEIVRKSGLRSAGKMTKPQFLKLMERWCNSHQNKQSEEELKQAFQVFDKDGSGYIEWNELKYVMQGAGEPLTDEEVTVMMKEADKDGDGRIDYEEFVAMMKGDSFSF, encoded by the exons ATGCCACTCAGCGATCAGGAAGAAAAAGAATTTCAAGaatgctttgaaatgttcgaTGAGGAAGGAGAGGAAAGCATCAATGTAGGTGAACTCAATAAGATGCTGAGACTATTGGGTTGGGATCCCACAGAATCAGAATTGCAAGAGATTGTCAGAAAATCGGGCTTGCGAT CTGCCggaaaaatgacaaaaccacAATTTCTTAAGTTGATGGAACGTTGGTGTAACTCtcatcaaaataaacaatcCGAAGAAGAATTGAAGCAAGCTTTTCAAGTATTTGACAAA gACGGAAGCGGTTACATAGAATGGAATGAATTAAAATACGTCATGCAGGGGGCAGGAGAGCCGTTAACTGATGAAGAAGTTACGGTCATGATGAAGGAGGCCGACAAGGATGGTGATGGACGAATCGATTACGAag AATTCGTAGCGATGATGAAGGGCGATAGCTTCTCTTTTTAA
- the LOC143464556 gene encoding troponin C, skeletal muscle-like isoform X2 codes for MAMTPEEARSSLTKEQISEFKQAFDIFDEDGGGDISTNELGRVMKMLGQNPNREELAKIVEEVDVDGSGTIDFDEFLIMMVMQIAEEGKTAGEEELRDLFRLLDKNGDNYIDWDELKEALSGTSADPPVESWEVDELFREADKNGDGFVDIEEWSMWMDGVQAR; via the exons ATG GCTATGACCCCAGAGGAAGCAAGAAGTTCTCTCACAAAAGAACAGATTTCAG AATTCAAGCAAGCTTTTGACATCTTTGACGAAGATGGTGGCGGTGACATCAGCACAAACGAACTTGGAAGGGTCATGAAAATGTTGGGACAAAATCCAAACAGAGAGGAATTGGCAAAAATTGTCGAAGAGGTTGATGTAGACG GGAGCGGAACGATCGACTTCGACGAATTCCTAATAATGATGGTGATGCAAATTGCTGAAGAGGGAAAAACAGCTGGTGAAGAGGAATTAAGGGATTTGTTTCGTTTACTCGACAA AAATGGAGACAATTATATTGATTGGGATGAATTAAAAGAAGCACTTTCTGGAACATCCGCCGATCCACCGGTTGAGTCTTGGGAAGTTGATGAGCTGTTTCGGGAAGCTGATAAAAATGGCGACGGATTCGTCGATATAGAAG
- the LOC143464556 gene encoding troponin C, skeletal muscle-like isoform X1, which translates to MAMTPEEARSSLTKEQISEFKQAFDIFDEDGGGDISTNELGRVMKMLGQNPNREELAKIVEEVDVDGSGTIDFDEFLIMMVMQIAEEGKTAGEEELRDLFRLLDKNGDNYIDWDELKEALSGTSADPPVESWEVDELFREADKNGDGFVDIEGEISEWSMWMDGVQAR; encoded by the exons ATG GCTATGACCCCAGAGGAAGCAAGAAGTTCTCTCACAAAAGAACAGATTTCAG AATTCAAGCAAGCTTTTGACATCTTTGACGAAGATGGTGGCGGTGACATCAGCACAAACGAACTTGGAAGGGTCATGAAAATGTTGGGACAAAATCCAAACAGAGAGGAATTGGCAAAAATTGTCGAAGAGGTTGATGTAGACG GGAGCGGAACGATCGACTTCGACGAATTCCTAATAATGATGGTGATGCAAATTGCTGAAGAGGGAAAAACAGCTGGTGAAGAGGAATTAAGGGATTTGTTTCGTTTACTCGACAA AAATGGAGACAATTATATTGATTGGGATGAATTAAAAGAAGCACTTTCTGGAACATCCGCCGATCCACCGGTTGAGTCTTGGGAAGTTGATGAGCTGTTTCGGGAAGCTGATAAAAATGGCGACGGATTCGTCGATATAGAAGGTGAGATCTCAG